In the genome of Bacillus sp. S3, one region contains:
- a CDS encoding DUF454 family protein, producing the protein MINIFVKFIFIAFGFLALGLGILGIILPLLPTTPLLLLASFCFVKGSKRFELWFKGTTLYKRHLENFVKERAMTLQQKLTILLFADVMIAIPFFILDSYIVKGLLLLIVVYKYYYFIYKIKTVQMAKAEPK; encoded by the coding sequence ATCATAAATATTTTTGTTAAGTTTATATTTATAGCTTTTGGATTTTTAGCACTCGGTTTAGGCATCTTGGGAATTATTTTGCCCCTATTGCCCACCACTCCGCTATTACTGTTAGCTTCCTTCTGCTTTGTAAAAGGATCGAAACGGTTTGAGCTCTGGTTCAAAGGAACGACACTTTACAAACGTCATTTAGAGAACTTTGTAAAAGAACGGGCAATGACCTTGCAGCAGAAGCTGACCATCCTGTTATTTGCGGACGTCATGATTGCCATTCCTTTTTTCATACTCGACAGTTATATCGTGAAAGGTTTGTTGTTATTAATTGTTGTTTACAAATACTATTATTTCATCTATAAGATTAAAACGGTCCAAATGGCTAAAGCGGAACCAAAATAA
- a CDS encoding GNAT family N-acetyltransferase → MSVREIKISDTENLVHLIRQVEEESDYMLMEAGERQITAEQQRTRIENMKNSENSTIFVVEKDHKLIGYLFAIGGTASRTKHSVYIVIGILKDYRGQGIGTKLFKRLEEWAREKSLHRLELTVVIRNEPGVALYKKMGFEIEGTKKDSLFISGEFVDEYYMAKLL, encoded by the coding sequence GTGAGTGTTAGAGAAATAAAAATCTCAGATACAGAAAACTTGGTGCACCTAATTCGGCAGGTTGAGGAAGAGTCAGATTACATGCTGATGGAAGCTGGAGAACGACAGATTACAGCAGAACAGCAAAGAACAAGAATTGAGAACATGAAAAATAGCGAAAACTCTACTATTTTCGTAGTAGAAAAAGATCATAAATTGATTGGATATCTGTTCGCGATTGGCGGCACCGCAAGTAGAACAAAGCATTCAGTCTATATTGTTATTGGAATTTTAAAGGATTATAGAGGACAAGGGATTGGAACAAAACTGTTTAAAAGATTAGAAGAGTGGGCAAGGGAAAAAAGTCTTCACCGATTAGAGTTAACGGTGGTAATCCGGAATGAACCCGGAGTGGCGTTGTATAAGAAAATGGGATTTGAGATAGAAGGAACAAAAAAAGATTCTCTTTTTATCAGTGGAGAATTTGTAGATGAATACTATATGGCGAAACTTTTATAG
- a CDS encoding ABC transporter permease gives MNIVNKLTVRHLKQNKRRSLVTIIGVIISVAMVTAVATLGVSFMDLMQRQTIASEGEWHVLYKDVNNEQLNAIKNDKETKKVVLSRDRGYALLEGGQNESKPYLFVKEYNAQGFKQFPIELSSGRLPKASNEVVLSEHIATNGKVEYKIGDHLTLEVGQRMMPDITDHVFEQRDPVQIYDEKTSESLTNKTTVSYTVVGFIKRPTWEPTWAPGYTIISYVDESTIGANDPVNATVVLKKVRSSLYNHAKELAKQNSIKSPQFNNELLRYYGVTNNYGLHRTLFSLMAIIMAVIIIGSVSLIYNAFAISVSERSRHLGMLASVGATKRQKRNSVFFEGIIIGCISIPMGIIAGLLGIGVTFWSINSVIQGALGLEEELNVIVTPLSILTACGVSIVTIFISTYLPAIKASKISAIDAIRQTNEVKLTGKAVKTSKLVRKLFGIEAEIGLKNLKRNKRKYQATVFSLVISIVLFLTVSYFTDNLKKSLVLSQEGINYDISVQSGDKVTEENQKLLKTFSSLEDVTESSVVRELNMNTSMDEASLPDEIQQTVKQDRSILENGKYPIYVQIYALNEKNLKAYTKEIHADYEQLINTEEMRGIVIDRISYQDEATGKYVKTKSIRMRTGQSIDLNFYDEDAEKETLINKVKITALTDKIPMGITPARVGGVTIIVSEQAMDQLLTDKLQEYVQTYLYLKTKDPMKTQQDIEEIKEGNLYIHNVYQSRQQEEQMIMLMSVFTYGFIALITAISIANIFNTISTSISLRKREFAMLKSVGMTPKGFNKMINYESIFYGIKALLYGLPISIAVMYLIHRSMMNSFSYSFTLPWISIIYAIAAVFIIVGSAMLYSSGKVKKENIIDTLKQESI, from the coding sequence GTGAATATAGTTAATAAATTAACGGTGCGTCATTTGAAGCAAAATAAGCGGCGCTCGCTAGTAACCATCATTGGCGTTATTATCTCTGTCGCCATGGTGACAGCAGTAGCAACCCTCGGTGTTTCCTTTATGGATTTAATGCAAAGGCAGACGATTGCAAGCGAGGGTGAGTGGCATGTCCTTTACAAGGATGTCAACAATGAGCAGCTTAACGCAATAAAAAACGATAAGGAAACAAAAAAGGTGGTCCTTTCACGTGACCGCGGCTACGCTTTATTAGAAGGCGGACAAAATGAAAGCAAACCTTACTTGTTTGTCAAAGAATACAATGCTCAAGGCTTTAAACAGTTTCCGATTGAACTGAGCAGTGGGCGGCTGCCGAAAGCAAGCAATGAGGTTGTTCTTTCCGAGCACATTGCCACGAATGGCAAAGTAGAATACAAGATTGGCGATCACCTAACTCTTGAGGTTGGGCAGCGGATGATGCCAGATATTACGGATCATGTCTTTGAACAGCGGGACCCTGTACAGATATACGATGAGAAAACATCTGAGAGTTTGACAAATAAAACGACCGTAAGCTACACAGTTGTAGGCTTTATTAAACGTCCAACATGGGAACCAACGTGGGCTCCGGGTTATACGATTATCAGCTATGTAGATGAAAGTACCATCGGGGCAAATGATCCTGTTAATGCAACGGTTGTGTTAAAAAAGGTTAGGAGCTCCTTATATAATCATGCGAAGGAATTAGCCAAGCAAAACAGTATCAAATCTCCGCAATTTAATAATGAGTTATTACGCTATTACGGTGTAACCAATAATTATGGTCTGCATCGCACGCTTTTTTCTTTAATGGCCATCATTATGGCGGTCATTATCATTGGTTCTGTTTCATTAATCTATAATGCCTTTGCTATTTCTGTTTCTGAGCGTTCGCGTCATTTAGGAATGCTTGCAAGTGTAGGTGCAACAAAAAGGCAGAAGCGTAATTCGGTATTTTTTGAAGGAATTATCATTGGATGCATCAGTATCCCAATGGGAATTATTGCCGGTCTTCTTGGAATTGGGGTTACCTTTTGGTCGATTAATTCAGTGATTCAAGGAGCATTAGGGCTAGAGGAAGAGCTAAATGTAATTGTTACACCATTATCCATTCTCACTGCTTGTGGGGTATCAATCGTGACAATCTTTATCTCTACGTATCTACCCGCGATAAAGGCCTCGAAAATTTCTGCAATTGATGCGATTCGCCAAACAAATGAGGTGAAGCTGACGGGTAAAGCAGTGAAAACATCGAAGCTTGTTCGGAAGCTATTCGGTATTGAAGCAGAAATAGGCTTAAAGAATTTAAAGAGGAATAAGCGTAAATACCAAGCAACGGTTTTTTCCCTTGTAATTAGTATCGTTCTCTTTCTAACAGTTTCTTATTTTACAGACAACCTGAAAAAATCACTTGTACTATCGCAAGAAGGAATAAATTATGATATTTCAGTTCAATCAGGCGATAAGGTAACTGAAGAAAATCAGAAGTTGCTTAAAACATTTTCGTCTCTTGAAGATGTAACGGAATCAAGTGTGGTTAGAGAGTTAAACATGAACACTTCAATGGATGAAGCTTCTCTCCCCGACGAAATACAACAAACGGTGAAGCAGGACCGGAGTATACTTGAGAACGGAAAATATCCTATTTATGTTCAAATCTATGCATTAAATGAGAAGAACCTTAAAGCTTATACAAAAGAAATTCATGCTGATTATGAGCAGCTAATAAATACAGAAGAAATGAGAGGCATTGTCATTGATAGGATTTCATATCAGGATGAGGCAACAGGGAAATATGTTAAAACAAAGTCTATTCGTATGAGAACTGGCCAAAGTATCGATTTGAATTTTTATGATGAGGACGCCGAAAAAGAAACGTTAATAAATAAAGTGAAAATTACTGCTTTAACAGATAAAATTCCGATGGGTATTACACCAGCAAGAGTTGGAGGGGTAACCATTATTGTTTCAGAACAAGCGATGGATCAGCTGCTTACTGATAAGCTGCAAGAATATGTTCAGACATACCTCTACCTGAAGACAAAGGACCCAATGAAAACTCAACAGGATATTGAAGAAATAAAAGAGGGGAACCTATACATTCACAATGTTTATCAAAGTAGACAACAGGAAGAACAGATGATCATGCTTATGTCGGTATTTACGTATGGTTTTATTGCCTTAATTACAGCGATATCAATTGCCAATATTTTTAATACGATTTCAACCTCGATTTCGCTAAGAAAACGGGAATTTGCCATGCTGAAATCTGTTGGAATGACACCAAAAGGCTTTAACAAAATGATTAACTATGAAAGTATATTTTATGGCATCAAGGCGCTGCTCTATGGGCTTCCTATTAGCATTGCCGTTATGTATTTAATCCATAGGTCAATGATGAACAGCTTCAGCTATAGCTTTACACTGCCATGGATCAGTATCATCTACGCGATTGCCGCTGTATTTATCATCGTTGGCTCCGCCATGCTCTACTCCAGCGGCAAAGTAAAAAAGGAAAACATCATTGATACCTTAAAACAAGAGAGTATATGA
- a CDS encoding DUF2269 family protein, translating to MITFYKVVVFIHIFSAILGMGPGFILTTVVKSGKTMTELRHSYKIRHQLHIFVMVGGMLLLVTGLTMGFLNPILFRMGWYVTSLVLFLAALAIGPLVLSPRSKPVKELLATHKGEEIPEEYWRLSKVLFRFEHLENVIFLIIIALMILKPF from the coding sequence GTGATTACTTTCTACAAAGTTGTTGTATTCATTCATATTTTTTCAGCTATTTTGGGGATGGGGCCAGGGTTTATTTTAACAACAGTTGTAAAATCCGGGAAAACAATGACGGAATTAAGGCATTCATATAAGATTAGACATCAATTACATATTTTTGTGATGGTGGGAGGCATGCTGTTACTCGTTACTGGTTTAACCATGGGCTTTTTAAATCCAATCCTGTTCCGAATGGGGTGGTATGTAACAAGCCTTGTCCTCTTTTTGGCGGCGCTTGCTATTGGCCCGCTTGTTCTGTCACCAAGATCAAAGCCGGTAAAAGAACTATTAGCCACACATAAAGGCGAAGAGATTCCCGAAGAATATTGGCGTTTATCAAAGGTGTTATTTCGATTTGAACACCTTGAAAATGTGATTTTTTTAATTATCATTGCCCTGATGATCTTAAAACCATTTTAA
- a CDS encoding GNAT family N-acetyltransferase, whose translation MEIRLLDRSDAESYWNLRLEALKQNPEAFLTSYEESVKRENAVEQTARNFAAEGNYTFGAFENAELIGVVTLLQEDRVKIRHRANIFAMYVTPKKQGLGVGKALLTAAINQAKEIETIEKINLGVIASNQKAKQLYQKLGFKTFGLEEKALVVDGVYYDDEYMVLHLDRKGILYNE comes from the coding sequence ATGGAAATTAGATTACTAGACCGATCTGATGCTGAAAGTTACTGGAACTTACGCTTAGAAGCATTGAAGCAAAATCCAGAGGCATTTTTAACAAGCTATGAAGAATCTGTAAAAAGGGAAAATGCCGTTGAGCAGACCGCCCGTAATTTTGCCGCAGAAGGAAACTACACGTTCGGAGCGTTTGAGAATGCGGAACTGATCGGAGTGGTTACCTTACTTCAGGAAGACCGGGTGAAAATAAGGCATAGGGCCAACATTTTTGCGATGTATGTCACCCCAAAGAAACAAGGATTAGGTGTGGGGAAAGCCTTGCTGACAGCAGCGATCAACCAAGCTAAAGAAATCGAAACAATTGAAAAAATAAACTTAGGCGTCATTGCTAGTAATCAAAAAGCAAAACAGCTATATCAAAAATTAGGTTTTAAAACGTTCGGATTGGAGGAAAAGGCACTGGTTGTAGATGGTGTTTATTATGACGATGAGTATATGGTTTTGCATTTAGATAGGAAAGGAATACTTTATAATGAATGA
- a CDS encoding uridine kinase — MEFPIQRGIFQSIEHLIKAIDHMIRKQNTLLIGVDGCGGAGKSTLAKFLKEKCSNVTVVHMDDFYFPSDQIIHKHPKEKPIGADVDWKRVLKQVIEPIRQDQEGHYQRYDWESDRLAEWHKVPIGGIVIIEGVYSTRHELSNLYDFTIWVDCPRETRLSRGIERDGEDARRIWEDNWMVSEDMYMKEHKPHQRADLVVG; from the coding sequence ATGGAATTTCCAATCCAAAGAGGAATTTTTCAGTCTATCGAACATTTAATAAAGGCGATTGACCATATGATTAGAAAGCAAAACACCCTTTTAATCGGGGTCGATGGCTGCGGGGGGGCAGGAAAAAGTACATTGGCCAAATTTTTAAAAGAAAAATGTTCTAACGTTACGGTTGTGCATATGGACGATTTTTATTTTCCCTCAGATCAAATCATTCATAAACACCCTAAGGAGAAACCAATAGGTGCAGATGTTGACTGGAAAAGAGTATTGAAACAAGTGATTGAACCAATTCGTCAAGACCAGGAGGGGCACTATCAGCGTTACGATTGGGAATCAGACAGGTTAGCAGAATGGCATAAGGTTCCAATTGGAGGTATTGTCATTATTGAGGGTGTCTATTCAACGCGGCACGAATTATCAAATCTATATGATTTTACCATTTGGGTTGACTGCCCAAGGGAAACAAGGCTGTCACGCGGCATTGAAAGGGATGGGGAAGATGCGCGTAGAATATGGGAAGACAATTGGATGGTTTCCGAAGATATGTATATGAAAGAACACAAGCCGCATCAGCGTGCAGACCTGGTAGTAGGATGA
- a CDS encoding DUF3889 domain-containing protein, whose product MKKLLLRILTSLVFFTACAFPMEFLHTANAQQKPIPPYAKFGKLAMEKTHEKYPNAKIIDYLHIGRITGPHSSTEKFKLWLKDNSREFGVFVNIEFNNKTEKVMNITFKETSR is encoded by the coding sequence ATGAAAAAACTACTGCTAAGAATTTTGACTTCACTTGTTTTTTTCACTGCGTGTGCATTTCCAATGGAATTTTTACATACAGCAAATGCCCAACAGAAACCGATTCCTCCATATGCGAAGTTTGGTAAGCTGGCCATGGAGAAAACACACGAAAAGTATCCAAATGCCAAAATTATTGATTATCTTCATATCGGAAGAATAACCGGCCCACATTCTTCCACGGAAAAATTCAAGCTTTGGTTAAAGGATAACAGTCGAGAATTTGGCGTTTTTGTAAATATAGAATTTAATAATAAAACAGAGAAAGTCATGAACATAACGTTCAAGGAAACGTCAAGATAA
- a CDS encoding GNAT family N-acetyltransferase: MFTKLILNDPAMAEGSLFAGDEVQYNLLYRISEGSDSLCLKTAEGSMIFAHTPGHKGWLWISQELAAGKQDDMFEKLAIELKNVSLSGITGAPDTVERFAEIYSKKKDIRLEKEMTMESYYCPKVLKPSNVRGEFREAAAEDVKTVAGYLSGFLRDAFNSSVEPESQLSKAETIIEAGGLYLWQVDGKPVSMANISHRSAKYGRINSVFTPIGLRKKGYASALTAELCTILEKERLIPMLYADISNPASNKVYQNIGFVKSGMITEIKFLDK, encoded by the coding sequence ATGTTTACGAAACTTATTTTAAATGATCCGGCAATGGCTGAGGGGAGTCTTTTTGCGGGTGATGAGGTTCAATATAATCTACTTTATCGTATTAGCGAAGGCAGCGATTCTCTTTGCCTCAAAACAGCGGAGGGCAGCATGATATTTGCCCACACACCAGGGCATAAGGGATGGTTATGGATTTCTCAAGAATTAGCAGCTGGCAAACAGGACGATATGTTTGAAAAACTAGCAATCGAACTGAAGAATGTTTCGCTTTCTGGTATTACTGGAGCCCCGGATACTGTAGAAAGGTTTGCGGAGATTTATTCAAAAAAGAAGGACATCCGTTTGGAAAAAGAGATGACGATGGAATCTTATTATTGTCCAAAAGTGCTTAAGCCCAGTAATGTTCGCGGGGAATTTAGAGAAGCTGCAGCAGAAGATGTGAAAACCGTTGCAGGCTATCTTTCTGGTTTCCTCAGAGATGCCTTCAATAGTTCGGTTGAGCCTGAATCACAGCTTTCGAAGGCAGAGACGATCATTGAAGCTGGCGGCCTGTATTTGTGGCAGGTAGATGGAAAACCAGTATCGATGGCAAATATTTCTCACCGCTCAGCAAAATACGGTCGCATCAACTCAGTGTTTACACCAATTGGGCTGCGGAAAAAAGGGTATGCAAGTGCGTTGACAGCAGAGCTGTGTACCATTTTAGAAAAAGAAAGGTTAATCCCAATGCTATACGCCGATATCAGCAACCCCGCATCCAATAAGGTTTATCAAAACATCGGCTTTGTAAAGAGCGGAATGATAACAGAAATCAAGTTTCTTGATAAATAG
- a CDS encoding tetratricopeptide repeat protein, giving the protein MDNEMIKSTEISIRDKKIVEKGKVRRAAIFSRTKVIEVITADDENVYLIYYKNSLIYGAKLDKIEEGTFINKAFHEGIVIETSHPILTALIPHVSVSIPIKNKLFSQLQQHFSLQEVTYIATTLDSFFEKDQLIGMIDKIFFHLRRSGKFMKSFQVLQLLSDFVPSLKSAKERMASHEFTSYQNFYQSLDYPSISQKDPLFVELHCFKNRSHSNERMVLENVLRKQDGLTALLLWLENANRLQNPQTIEQYTDIALGFITIEEWMLVLGQLRINPFRVLPDSKVILWTMINKGNYEQAASCLFKFVHDLPSSYDDALEIIWENCDAKFVLSHLDEFAPFLQHLSHTENTKQLEDKIFQIAVNMLNEHDLPSVHNKLLAIEKLYPQSGVMRKINEMITLVEDPDRMMELGDYYAEFKQFDKAIDCFFWEMELQPQNPSPVQKISKMYQYKGLSKEAADYQKIYQQLNNNPKTG; this is encoded by the coding sequence ATGGATAACGAAATGATTAAGTCAACGGAAATATCAATTAGAGATAAAAAGATAGTTGAAAAAGGGAAGGTCCGTCGAGCGGCAATTTTTTCAAGAACCAAGGTAATCGAAGTAATAACCGCAGATGACGAAAACGTTTATCTTATTTACTATAAAAATTCCCTAATTTATGGTGCCAAGCTTGATAAAATAGAAGAAGGTACATTTATAAACAAAGCATTTCATGAAGGGATTGTTATTGAAACTTCACATCCCATCTTAACCGCATTAATCCCCCATGTATCCGTCTCGATACCAATTAAAAATAAACTTTTCTCTCAACTTCAACAACACTTTTCGTTACAGGAAGTAACTTATATAGCGACAACTTTAGATTCCTTTTTTGAAAAAGATCAGCTGATCGGGATGATTGATAAGATTTTCTTTCACCTGAGAAGAAGCGGGAAATTTATGAAATCGTTTCAGGTACTGCAACTTTTATCTGATTTTGTACCTTCATTAAAATCTGCAAAGGAACGAATGGCTTCACACGAATTCACTTCCTACCAAAATTTTTACCAGTCCTTAGACTACCCATCCATCAGTCAAAAGGATCCTCTATTTGTGGAATTACACTGTTTCAAAAATCGCTCTCATTCAAACGAACGCATGGTATTAGAAAATGTCTTACGTAAACAAGATGGTTTAACTGCGTTATTGCTGTGGCTGGAAAATGCGAATCGTCTTCAAAACCCTCAAACCATAGAACAGTATACGGATATTGCATTGGGATTTATCACGATAGAAGAATGGATGCTCGTTTTAGGGCAGTTGAGAATCAATCCGTTCCGAGTGTTACCTGATTCAAAAGTGATTTTGTGGACGATGATTAATAAAGGAAATTATGAACAAGCAGCCTCCTGCCTATTCAAGTTTGTTCACGACCTGCCGTCTTCCTATGATGACGCCCTCGAAATCATTTGGGAAAATTGTGATGCCAAATTCGTCTTATCACACTTGGACGAATTCGCTCCTTTCTTGCAACACCTCTCCCACACGGAAAATACCAAGCAATTGGAGGATAAAATCTTCCAAATTGCCGTAAATATGCTTAACGAGCACGATCTCCCATCCGTCCACAATAAACTCTTAGCTATTGAAAAGCTATACCCACAATCAGGAGTGATGAGAAAAATTAATGAAATGATTACATTAGTAGAAGATCCTGATCGCATGATGGAGTTAGGGGATTACTATGCTGAATTTAAACAATTCGATAAAGCCATCGACTGCTTCTTCTGGGAAATGGAACTGCAGCCACAAAACCCATCACCCGTACAAAAAATCAGTAAAATGTATCAATACAAAGGATTATCCAAAGAAGCCGCCGACTACCAAAAAATCTATCAACAACTCAACAACAACCCAAAAACAGGTTAA
- a CDS encoding ABC transporter ATP-binding protein yields the protein MEILKIEHLTKMYGKGETAVKALDDVSFSVKKGEFVAIIGPSGSGKSTLLHLLGGVDRPTSGKVLVDHTDIYNLNETQLAIFRRRQIGLIYQFYNLIPVLTVEENITLPLLLDEHKVDRKQFNDIVKILKLENRLHHLPNQLSGGQQQRVSIGRALISNPAIMLADEPTGNLDSKNSSEIIDLLKMFNKTYKQTLLVITHDERIALQADRVIAIEDGRIAKDEVIRP from the coding sequence ATGGAAATTTTAAAAATAGAACATCTGACTAAAATGTACGGAAAAGGTGAGACAGCAGTTAAGGCGCTAGATGATGTTTCTTTTTCAGTGAAAAAAGGCGAATTTGTCGCGATTATTGGTCCGTCCGGTTCGGGGAAATCAACGCTGCTCCATTTACTTGGCGGGGTCGACCGGCCAACAAGCGGAAAGGTCCTCGTGGATCATACAGACATTTATAATCTAAATGAAACGCAGCTGGCAATTTTTAGGCGCCGGCAAATTGGCTTAATTTATCAATTTTATAATCTGATTCCGGTCTTAACAGTGGAAGAGAACATTACCCTGCCATTATTGCTTGACGAACATAAAGTCGACAGAAAACAGTTTAATGATATTGTAAAAATTCTTAAACTGGAGAATCGCCTGCATCATCTGCCAAATCAGCTATCCGGCGGACAGCAGCAGCGGGTTTCTATCGGACGGGCGCTGATTAGTAATCCTGCGATTATGCTTGCTGATGAACCCACTGGTAACCTAGATAGCAAGAATAGCAGCGAAATTATTGATTTATTAAAAATGTTTAATAAAACGTATAAGCAAACACTGCTAGTGATTACCCATGATGAACGAATTGCCCTGCAGGCGGATAGAGTCATTGCGATTGAAGATGGCAGAATCGCAAAAGACGAGGTGATTCGTCCGTGA
- a CDS encoding alpha/beta hydrolase gives MLEKFPVSMSAFQQDRMIRVYLPKSYNNETKRYPVLYMHDGQNVFEDEGAIKGVSLGMKDYLDESSLEIIVVAIDQNPEGDERVNEYCPWVHGEISKQILGYASLSGGRGREYLDFVVKELKPLIDKKYRTLADHTSMAGISLGGQISTYAACRYPQIFKRIAAISPGFYRNQEEIENLIRNSDLSAIEKFYMDFGTKEVGQDEEMNEVFLGLTNQVVEILNDKKVNLHFQWIEGAEHAYIFFRKRIPDMLSCLFSDLK, from the coding sequence ATGTTAGAAAAATTTCCAGTTAGCATGTCAGCTTTCCAGCAAGACCGAATGATTCGAGTATATCTTCCGAAATCCTACAACAATGAAACGAAACGATATCCAGTCCTCTATATGCATGACGGGCAAAACGTTTTTGAAGATGAGGGAGCAATTAAAGGGGTATCTTTAGGAATGAAAGACTACTTGGATGAAAGCAGCCTTGAAATTATTGTTGTCGCCATTGATCAAAATCCAGAGGGTGACGAGCGGGTCAACGAATACTGCCCATGGGTTCATGGTGAAATCAGCAAACAAATATTAGGATATGCCAGCCTATCAGGGGGCAGAGGCAGAGAATATCTAGATTTTGTGGTAAAAGAACTAAAACCATTGATAGATAAAAAGTACCGTACGTTGGCGGATCATACTTCAATGGCTGGGATCTCATTAGGCGGTCAAATTTCTACATATGCAGCCTGCCGATATCCACAAATTTTTAAACGAATTGCTGCTATTTCGCCTGGTTTTTATCGAAACCAAGAGGAAATCGAGAATCTAATACGCAACTCCGACTTATCTGCAATTGAGAAGTTTTATATGGATTTCGGAACAAAAGAGGTTGGCCAAGATGAAGAAATGAATGAGGTATTCCTCGGATTAACAAATCAAGTCGTTGAAATTTTGAACGATAAAAAGGTAAATCTTCACTTTCAATGGATTGAAGGTGCAGAACATGCCTATATATTTTTTCGAAAAAGAATCCCTGACATGCTGTCCTGCCTATTTTCGGATTTAAAATAA
- a CDS encoding protein phosphatase 2C domain-containing protein produces the protein MESNENREPFRKLKWNGQEAPYIDQIKVESCEEMVLGRYGGNRLAGAFKNEDGAMVMKGADWEFGMILDGHNSSESVELVIKTIENEFDKLAIILEEPIDTALKSCESHILSIFQSEAFLASCKQIQGETACLLCVRKENYLWWLSIGDCVIYILHEELHKLGQYALNQRQFYEWIGQINTFSLPIPCYSSGIRELRTGQNRIVLLTDGVLECAGRYYETSSRLFADCYEGQIRSKVEHILQQVHKNSGRDSATVICWDYHNPFPAVYPSNQPMR, from the coding sequence TTGGAGTCTAATGAGAACCGGGAGCCATTTCGGAAGCTGAAATGGAACGGGCAGGAAGCACCGTATATCGACCAAATCAAAGTCGAGTCATGTGAAGAAATGGTCCTTGGAAGATATGGCGGGAACCGACTGGCTGGTGCTTTTAAAAATGAAGATGGCGCTATGGTGATGAAGGGGGCGGACTGGGAGTTCGGCATGATTCTCGATGGACATAATAGTTCTGAAAGTGTCGAATTAGTGATTAAAACTATTGAAAATGAGTTTGACAAGCTTGCCATCATTTTAGAGGAACCAATAGATACTGCCCTTAAATCATGTGAGTCACATATCCTCTCCATTTTTCAATCTGAGGCCTTTCTGGCATCCTGCAAACAAATCCAAGGTGAAACCGCCTGCCTGCTATGTGTCAGAAAAGAAAATTACCTTTGGTGGCTGTCAATAGGTGATTGCGTCATTTATATCCTCCACGAAGAATTACATAAATTAGGACAATACGCCTTAAACCAACGTCAGTTTTATGAGTGGATTGGGCAGATCAATACCTTTTCATTACCTATCCCTTGTTATTCTTCCGGAATTCGCGAACTTAGAACCGGCCAAAATCGGATTGTTTTGCTAACAGATGGTGTGCTGGAGTGTGCTGGCCGATATTATGAGACCTCTTCCCGTCTTTTCGCGGATTGTTATGAAGGGCAGATTCGCTCAAAGGTGGAACATATTTTGCAGCAAGTTCATAAGAATTCTGGCCGTGATAGTGCGACCGTCATCTGCTGGGATTATCATAACCCTTTTCCCGCAGTCTATCCTAGCAATCAACCAATGAGGTGA
- a CDS encoding alpha/beta family hydrolase translates to MYQILEDQLVRNEYSTIPYTWIRSEQPNHSICIMLPGLGYSTQRPLFHYATGICINHNIDVLHINYQLAKNDQFKLLSEPEQDQWMYEDVKAVVEEVLKDTVYDKHFIMSKSIGTIPMALEWAQKSFIHDAIGIWLTPLLKDDHVYQALLTTDRPALCVIGDQDHHYIEDRITSLKNNPLVATVVIPDADHGLEIKGDIVASIEAIKAVIQRVQAFMIMPGKDR, encoded by the coding sequence TTGTATCAAATTTTAGAAGATCAATTAGTAAGAAATGAGTATTCGACCATCCCCTATACGTGGATTCGCAGTGAACAACCGAATCACTCAATCTGTATCATGCTTCCAGGGCTAGGCTATTCCACTCAGCGGCCGCTGTTTCATTATGCGACGGGTATATGCATCAACCATAACATTGATGTTCTTCATATAAATTACCAACTTGCTAAAAATGATCAGTTCAAACTGCTTAGTGAACCCGAACAAGACCAATGGATGTATGAAGATGTAAAGGCGGTTGTCGAGGAAGTTCTAAAAGATACTGTGTATGATAAGCATTTTATTATGAGTAAATCGATTGGGACGATTCCGATGGCATTGGAATGGGCTCAAAAAAGTTTTATCCATGATGCGATAGGCATTTGGCTGACTCCACTATTGAAAGATGACCATGTGTATCAAGCACTTTTAACTACTGACCGGCCTGCCCTTTGTGTGATTGGCGATCAGGATCATCATTATATAGAAGACCGAATCACTTCGCTGAAAAATAATCCGCTAGTAGCCACGGTTGTGATTCCGGATGCAGATCATGGATTAGAAATTAAAGGTGATATCGTAGCATCGATTGAAGCCATAAAAGCTGTGATCCAACGCGTTCAGGCATTTATGATAATGCCCGGAAAGGATAGATGA